The Hevea brasiliensis isolate MT/VB/25A 57/8 chromosome 1, ASM3005281v1, whole genome shotgun sequence genome has a window encoding:
- the LOC110645393 gene encoding uncharacterized protein LOC110645393 isoform X2: protein MSSILISRAFSSKLSNLSPSCVCSHFISQKTQNPVFRLFRHYSSSPFSQEQNPFNPNEHFVRSCLSFTSPTKNHDFALSAVEKSRFFSTFTREKSPIPGLKNKEMTLTKPLSSSIDTQLTHQKPRCFSSSDSPSDPEKSHNANKIPKFKHQEREEPIAGRDPNENREVGAMLMKKLHGLMKIGGLLGLVSIGLAASIYYITKGTIPIKEVFDSCGLIITGTIWLMQLCKSAEKRGTPDFFMVVHWQLKALILLLQLTYLLWGFLLVVILGRLMVLPLGMDALE, encoded by the exons ATGTCTTCTATTCTGATATCGCGTGCGTTCTCTTCTAAGCTGTCAAACCTGTCTCCTTCTTGTGTTTGTTCTCATTTCATCTCCCAAAAAACGCAAAACCCTGTCTTTAGATTGTTTCGTCATTACTCCAGTTCTCCTTTCTCTCAAGAGCAAAACCCTTTCAACCCTAATGAGCATTTTGTTAGATCGTGCTTAAGTTTTACTAGCCCAACCAAAAATCATGATTTTGCTCTGTCAGCAGTGGAAAAGTCGAGATTTTTTTCAACATTTACTAGAGAGAAATCCCCAATCCCTGGTTTGaagaacaaggaaatgactttaacAAAACCCTTGAGTTCAAGTATTGATACCCAGTTAACTCATCAAAAACCTAGATGCTTTTCAAGCTCAGATTCACCTTCTGATCCTGAGAAATCCCATAATGCAAACAAAATACCCAAATTCAAGCATCAAGAAAGAGAGGAGCCTATCGCGGGAAGAGACCCTAATGAGAACAGAGAAGTTGGTGCAATGCTAATGAagaaattgcatggtttgatgaaAATTGGGGGTCTTCTGGGACTGGTTAGCATTGGGCTTGCGGCTTCCATTTATTATATCACCAAAGGAACTATACCAATAAAAGAAGTGTTTGACAGTTGCGGGTTGATTATTACAGGCACTATTTGGCTGATGCAACTTTGCAAATCAGCAGAGAAGCGTG GTACGCCCGACTTTTTTATGGTGGTGCATTGGCAGCTAAAGGCTCTGATTTTGCTTCTACAGCTTACATATCTGCTGTGGGGTTTTCTTCTAGTTGTTATACTTGGACGTCTTATGGTGCTGCCATTGGGAATGGATGC
- the LOC110645393 gene encoding uncharacterized protein LOC110645393 isoform X1 has product MSSILISRAFSSKLSNLSPSCVCSHFISQKTQNPVFRLFRHYSSSPFSQEQNPFNPNEHFVRSCLSFTSPTKNHDFALSAVEKSRFFSTFTREKSPIPGLKNKEMTLTKPLSSSIDTQLTHQKPRCFSSSDSPSDPEKSHNANKIPKFKHQEREEPIAGRDPNENREVGAMLMKKLHGLMKIGGLLGLVSIGLAASIYYITKGTIPIKEVFDSCGLIITGTIWLMQLCKSAEKRGTPDFFMVVHWQLKALILLLQLTYLLWGFLLVVILGRLMVLPLGMDALEGNEEEGKVKKIQSS; this is encoded by the exons ATGTCTTCTATTCTGATATCGCGTGCGTTCTCTTCTAAGCTGTCAAACCTGTCTCCTTCTTGTGTTTGTTCTCATTTCATCTCCCAAAAAACGCAAAACCCTGTCTTTAGATTGTTTCGTCATTACTCCAGTTCTCCTTTCTCTCAAGAGCAAAACCCTTTCAACCCTAATGAGCATTTTGTTAGATCGTGCTTAAGTTTTACTAGCCCAACCAAAAATCATGATTTTGCTCTGTCAGCAGTGGAAAAGTCGAGATTTTTTTCAACATTTACTAGAGAGAAATCCCCAATCCCTGGTTTGaagaacaaggaaatgactttaacAAAACCCTTGAGTTCAAGTATTGATACCCAGTTAACTCATCAAAAACCTAGATGCTTTTCAAGCTCAGATTCACCTTCTGATCCTGAGAAATCCCATAATGCAAACAAAATACCCAAATTCAAGCATCAAGAAAGAGAGGAGCCTATCGCGGGAAGAGACCCTAATGAGAACAGAGAAGTTGGTGCAATGCTAATGAagaaattgcatggtttgatgaaAATTGGGGGTCTTCTGGGACTGGTTAGCATTGGGCTTGCGGCTTCCATTTATTATATCACCAAAGGAACTATACCAATAAAAGAAGTGTTTGACAGTTGCGGGTTGATTATTACAGGCACTATTTGGCTGATGCAACTTTGCAAATCAGCAGAGAAGCGTG GTACGCCCGACTTTTTTATGGTGGTGCATTGGCAGCTAAAGGCTCTGATTTTGCTTCTACAGCTTACATATCTGCTGTGGGGTTTTCTTCTAGTTGTTATACTTGGACGTCTTATGGTGCTGCCATTGGGAATGGATGC